From Hyla sarda isolate aHylSar1 chromosome 5, aHylSar1.hap1, whole genome shotgun sequence, a single genomic window includes:
- the LOC130272852 gene encoding neoverrucotoxin subunit alpha-like has translation MTLEIPSLGRPFTLGMLYDAREEKIIPGITLWNNEDLNINISTISVQSQNSTDFEVLTSDSFYDKSSALDLSGELKISVLSGMVNVGGSGKFLNDTKESKKQARVTLKYKRTTRFDQLSMKHLSYKNITYKEVFSKKIATHVVTGILYGAQAFFIFDQKVTNSEEVKDVQGKLEGMVMKIGELRGDVNVNDTEREVASQISCKFYGHIALERNPTTYEEAVEIYAKICTPENQCFPNRIGRSGSEAVPLKIWLHPLKDLDSSAARLVQEISDHLVFTAEEMMQEMSEVIMECNDMMGHPAAMTFPALANKIRQFKKHFQHFRIMFQKKLSQVLSSVRGEYMEESSLEEFLTGKEKSPFSDQKIRTFLHRRWTEMDYVHSIFTKVTKYRLVTEQRELIKEIYDPNYDSTWCFNFSLGNKDLYLSHLESWLYKEPWDYQEISSDGETKEWFEEKGISKIVKEHVRNFDAAAMEATSMKFLVTSVVCSAGPGIILHEYCNGDPVTNYCTCSK, from the exons ATGACTTTGGAAATCCCATCTCTAGGACGTCCCTTCACCCTTGGGATGTTGTATGATGCTCGTGAAGAGAAGATTATTCCAG GCATCACTCTATGGAACAATGAGGATCTGAACATAAATATTTCCACTATTTCTGTACAGTCTCAGAATAGCACAGACTTTGAAGTTCTGACCTCCGACTCCTTCTATGATAAGTCGTCTGCTCTGGATCTCTCTGGAGAATTAAAGATCAGTGTGTTGAGCGGCATGGTCAATGTCGGTGGATCTGGAAAATTCTTGAATGATACAAAGGAATCAAAGAAACAAGCCAGAGTCACACTGAAGTACAAGAGGACCACCAGGTTTGACCAATTGTCTATGAAACATCTCTCCTACAAGAACATCACCTACAAAGAAGTGTTTAGCAAAAAGATAGCAACCCATGTGGTGACTGGTATCTTATATGGTGCCCAGGCATTCTTCATATTTGACCAGAAAGTTACCAACTCTGAAGAAGTTAAAGATGTTCAAGGAAAACTTGAAGGAATGGTGATGAAGATAGGAGAACTAAGAGGAGACGTGAATGTGAATGACACCGAGAGAGAAGTAGCCAGTCAAATCAGCTGTAAGTTTTATGGGCACATCGCTCTCGAAAGAAACCCGACTACTTATGAGGAAGCAGTGGAAATCTATGCCAAaatctgtacccctgaaaatcaATGCTTTCCAAACCGGATTGGTAGGAGTGGATCCGAGGCTGTGCCTTTAAAAATCTGGCTGCACCCCTTGAAAGATTTGGACTCCAGTGCTGCCCGTCTGGTCCAAGAGATAAGTGATCATCTGGTGTTCACAGCCGAGGAGATGATGCAGGAAATGTCAGAAGTCATCATGGAGTGCAATGATATGATGGGACATCCGGCTGCCATGACTTTCCCAGCTCTCGCTAACAAAATCAGACAGTTCAAAAAACATTTCCAACACTTTAGGATTATGTTCCAGAAAAAGTTGTCCCAAGTTCTGTCCTCTGTACGTGGTGAGTATATGGAAGAGTCTAGTCTGGAGGAATTTCTCACTGGGAAAGAAAAATCTCCATTCAGCGACCAGAAGATCAGAACATTTCTGCACAGAAGATGGACGGAAATGGATTATGTCCATTCAATATTCACCAAAGTGACCAAATACAGGCTGGTGACCGAGCAAAGAGAACTAATTAAAGAAATTTATGACCCAAACTATGATAGTACATGGTGCTTTAACTTTTCCCTGGGGAATAAGGACTTGTATCTCTCACACTTAGAGTCCTGGCTTTATAAGGAACCATGGGATTATCAGGAGATCTCCAGTGATGGGGAAACCAAAGAATGGTTTGAAGAGAAGGGGATATCAAAGATTGTTAAGGAACATGTGAGGAATTTCGATGCAGCTGCAATGGAAGCCACAAGTATGAAGTTTCTGGTGACTTCTGTTGTGTGCAGTGCTGGTCCTGGAATTATCCTTCATGAATATTGTAATGGAGATCCTGTGACCAACTATTGTACCTGCAGTAaatga